The following coding sequences are from one Zalophus californianus isolate mZalCal1 chromosome 15, mZalCal1.pri.v2, whole genome shotgun sequence window:
- the LOC118356331 gene encoding uncharacterized protein LOC118356331, whose protein sequence is MSGRRASTEERGAGRLAAGRRLRAAAREREGASRCQGTSSAREQRPRPGSGSTALGLAPAGPGALARPPYKAGRELRDPPAAAAAAAAARLPVPARGPETRQCRKARPASAPAAHRPHVFRGRASWPPDLSPRPPSLFRARAGSREKETQCPASLAGAGDTWKGHAGSRIQPWPSRGPIFRRLRVLLSPSVCFKHRRSPFGFIFSVSLTGKPRIAQREQKVPPPGAEWGETAATG, encoded by the coding sequence ATGAGTGGGCGCCGGGCGAGCACAGAGGAGCGCGGAGCTGGGCGCCTGGCAGCAGGGCGCAGACTCCGAGCGGCggcgagagaaagagagggagcttCCCGCTGCCAAGGGACCTCCTCTGCCAGAGAACAGAGACCCCGCCCGGGCTCGGGCAGTACTGCACTGGGGCTCGCTCCAGCCGGGCCTGGCGCGCTCGCTAGGCCGCCCTACAAAGCTGGCCGAGAGCTCCGGgacccgcccgccgccgccgccgcggccgccgcggcCCGCCTCCCGGTGCCGGCCCGCGGTCCAGAGACACGCCAGTGCAGGAAGGCCAGGCCAGCCTCCGCACCAGCTGCGCACCGACCGCACGTGTTCCGAGGGAGGGCCTCCTGGCCCCCCGACCTAAGCCCCCGGCCGCCCAGCCTCTTCCGGGCTCGCGCCGGCTCCCGGGAAAAAGAAACCCAGTGCCCCGCTAGCCTTGCAGGTGCTGGGGACACGTGGAAAGGTCACGCCGGCTCCCGCATCCAGCCCTGGCCGAGCCGTGGCCCCATCTTCCGCCGACTGCGTGTgctcctgtctccctctgtctgttTCAAACATAGACGCAGCCCTTTCGGTTTTATCTTCTCGGTGAGCTTAACCGGGAAGCCTAGGATAGCGCAAAGAGAACAGAAAGTTCCCCCTCCAGGAGCCGAGTGGGGTGAAACAGCAGCCACAGGTTAA